The Planctellipticum variicoloris DNA window TCCGGACGCCGATGACCGCCATCCTGGGCTTCACCGATCTGCTGCTCGAAGAAGGCGATATGGACCGGGCGCCGCAATCCCGCATTGAAGCCATCAACACGATTCGGCGAAATGGGGAACAGCTCATCAATACCATCAACGAGATTCTGGATCTCTCGCGAATCGAGTCGGGACGACTGGATATCGAGAAATCGAGATTCTCTCCGGTGAAAGTCGTTGCCGAAGTCCAGTTGCTGATGAAGGTCAAAGCCGCCGAAAAGCGACTGCCGATTACGGTCGAATACGGCGACCACCTTCCCGAGACGATCGAGTCCGACCCTCACCGGCTCAAGCAATTGCTGGTCAATCTCGTGGGCAACTCCATCAAGTTCACGGATTCAGGTGCGATCCGGATGACAGTCCGGCGCATTCCCGACGTCCGGGATCAGCTCGAATTTGAAATCGCCGATACCGGGATCGGCATGACCGAGGAACAGCAAAGCCGCCTGTTCGAGCCCTTCACGCAGGCGGACAGTTCCATGAGTCGTCGGTACGGGGGGACCGGGCTCGGGCTGGCGATCAGCCGTCGTCTGGCCCGCCTGCTCGGCGGCGACGTCTGGATCGCCAGCTCAACTCCCGGAGCGGGGTCGACGTTCGTGCTGCGCCTCGACGCCGGCCCCCTCAGCGATATTCCCGCAGATCCCGATCAAGTCTGCCCGATCAGCAACGCGCCGGCAGCCAGTCGAGCGACAACGCAGGGATCCCCCGCATTGGCCGGGCGCAGGATTCTGCTGGCCGAGGACGTCCCCGCCAATCAGCGTCTGGTCGAGTATATGGTCAAGAAGGCCGGCGCCGTCATCGAATGCGTCGACAACGGGCAGCAGGCCGTCGAACGGATCCTGCTCGCCGAGGCGGCGAACGAACCGTTCGACGTCGTCCTGATGGACATGCAGATGCCGGTGATGGACGGCTACGCCGCGACGATTCTGCTGCGGGAACGGGGCTTCCAGTTGCCCGTCATCGCGCTGACGGCTCATACCATGAACGGCGATCGCGAGAAGTGTCTCGCAGCGGGATGCACCGAGTTCACGACCAAGCCGATCGATCGCAAAGGGCTGATCGCGGTCATCCAGTCGTGTCTCCAGATCGAGCCGGCGGCGACGTCGCCGTCCTGATCGTCCAGCGGCTCCGGAACCCGGATGATCGCCGCAGGCGCAAGCTCCCCCGTAGTCGACGGTGCAGGTCGTTGTCCGCTATGATCGGACAAGTCGTCCTGCACCTCGGTTTCGAGCCGCCTGGAAACTCATGACTACTGCGTCCGGCCTCCGTCTGGCGATGGTTTCGCGCGACGAAAGTCCGCGTGTCGACGAGGCCCGCCGGGAACTCCTGGAGTTCCTGCTCCGCGAATACGGCCTGACCGTCCCCAGCTATTCCACCCCCGACGACTTTAATCCGTCGCCCGATGAACCGCTGGACCTCGTCGTGGCGCTCGGCGGCGACGGCACGATCCTGCGGACCTGCCGCCAGCTCGGCCAGCACCAGCGCCCCATGCTGGGGGTCAACCTCGGGCGGCTCGGATTCCTGGCGGATCTGTCGCCGACCGAATTCTGCGAACGCTTTCCCCGCTTCGTGGCCCGCGAATACCAGGTCGTCCATCACCTGATGTATTCCTGCCGCTGGCAGAACCGCGCCGGCCAGGAAGAGACGTGGCTCGGGCTGAACGAGGTCGCCGTCCTGGCGGGAGCGGCCCTTTGCCTCCTGCGGATTCAACTCGAGATCGACGGCGAACGGGTGACCCAATACAGTTGCGACGGCCTGATCGTCAGCACGCCGGTCGGTTCGACGGCTCACAGCCTCGCGGCCGGCGGACCGATTCTGCGGCAGGATCTCTCCGCATTCGTAATCACTCCCATCTGCCCGCACACGCTGACCAACCGGCCGGTCGTCGATCGCGCCGACAGCGTCTACCGCCTGACCGTCCCCGATGCCCCGCCGGGAACCATGCTGGTCGTCGACGGTCAGATCAAGCACCCCCTGGAGCCGGGCGACGTCGTCGAGATTCGCCAGGCGCCTGTTACGTTTCAACTGGCCCGACTGAAGGACCACAGCTACTACACGACGCTGCGGCGAAAGCTCGGCTGGAGCGGACAGCCCCTTTACGGCGGGCAGGGAGCCGAATAGAGTCGTGCTGCGCAATCGCCGGCAAGCCCGGCATCCCGTTCCGTGAAAAGTGCCGCTGAGAAAGAGGTCTGGTCCATGACTGTGAAGATCGATACCCCGTTCGCGTCCACGGGCCTGTCCCGTCGCGGTTTTCTGCAAGCGGCGGCCCTCGGCGCCGCCGCCGCAACCCTTCCGGGCACGGCCCGGGCCGCGCGCCTGGCCGACCCGTACGCCGGCTTCAAAATGGGGCTCCAGAGCTATTCGCTCCGCGGCTTTGACGCGAAAACCGCTCTGGAACATACAAAAACGCTGGGCCTCAAGTACTGGGAAGCCTTTCCGGGACATCTCCCCGAGGCGGTCGTCCCCAAGACCGTGGCGGAGCACAAGGCGCTGCTCGACGCGGCCGGCGTGACGGTCATGTCCTACGGCGTTCTCGGGTTCGACGAGAACGAAACGAAGGCTCGCGAGCACTTCGAATTCGCAAAGCTGATGGGACTGACCGCCCTGAGCGCCGATCCCAAGCCGTCGAAAGAAACCTTCGATCTGCTCGACAAACTGGTCGACGAATACGGCGTCGCCATCGCCATCCACAACCACGGTCCCGGCCATCGCTACGACAAGATCTCCGACGTCGAAAAAGTCGTCAAAGATCGCCACCCGAAGATCGGCGCCTGCGTCGACACCGGACATTACCTCCGCAGCGACGAAAGCCCCGTCGCCGCGATCGAACGGCTCGGCAAGCGAGTCTTCGGCGTCCATCTGAAGGACGTGAAGACGCTGGTCAAAGGGGACAAGCGGGAAAAGCAGTTCAAGATCATCGGCGAAGGGGACCTCGACGTCCTCGGCTGCCTCAAAGCCCTGAAGAAACTCGATTACCAGTATTGCCTGGCCATCGAGTACGAAGAGAACCCGCAGAATCCCATGTCCGACCTGGAAGCCTGCCTGCGGCACGTCCGCGAACAGGCCGCCAAACTCGGCTAGGCCGTCCCGGTCGCAGGGAATTTCGTTCCAGAGGGGGGCCTGATCCGGCCCCCCTTTCTCCAGCCACTTCTTCCGAGGAGCACTTCCGTGAGCCATCGCAGCAATCGTCGGACTTTTCTCAAAACCACCGCCGCTCTGGCCGGCGCCGCCATGCCCTGCTGGTCGACGTCCGCCAGCAGCCGCGCGCTCGGTTTTCAGAGCGTCAATGACCGACCGGTGCTCGGCTGCATCGGCACCGGAGATCGCTGGCAGGGGGTCGGACCCGCGGCGCTGAACTTCGCCGACTGTGTGGCGGTCTGCGACGTCGACCGGTCCCACATGGAGCAGGGGCGCGACAAGGTGAAGGGGATCCAGGAGAAAAAGGGGACGTCCGGCGACGTCGAGATGTATGAGGACTATCGCAAGATCCTCGACCGCAAGGACATCGACGTGGTGACGATCGTCACCCCGGACCACTGGCACAGCAAGATCGCGATCGACGCCATGCGGGCCGGCAAAGACGTCTACTGCGAAAAGCCGCTGACCCTGACGATCCACGAAGGCAAGCAGATCATCAAGGTTCTGGAGGAGACCGGCCGGGTCTTCCAGGTCGGCACGCAGCAGCGGACCGAGATGGACCAGCGGTTCCTCAAGGCCGTCGCGATGATCAAGCAGGGCCGCATCGGCAAGGTCCGGAAGGTCGTCTGCGACATCGGCGGATCGACCGACAGCGGGCTCATCGACGAAGCGCCGGTCCCCGAGGGACTGAACTGGGAACTGTGGCTGGGACAGGCGCCGCTCGTGCCCTATCGTTCCAGCACCACCGCCAACAGCTCGAACAAGAAGTACCCGGCGTCCCGTTGTCACTACGAGTTCCGCTGGTGGTACGAATACTCCGGCGGCAAAATGACCGACTGGGGCGCCCACCACGTCGACATCGCCTCCTGGGCGATCGGTATCGACGAGACGGGACCGCTGTCCGTGCAGGGGACCGCGAAGCATCCGTGCGAGTTCGAGAATGGCATGCCGGTCCAGAGCGATCGCTATAACGCCGCGGTCGAGTTCGATGTCACGGTGATGTGCCCCGGCGACATCGAGATGCACATCGTCAGCAGCTCGCCCGACGGCAACGGCATTCTGTTCGAAGGGACGGAAGGCCGGTTCCACGTCAGCCGCGGTTCGATGAAGGGGGCGCCGGCCAAGGATCTCGAAACCAATCCGATCACCGAGGACTACATCGTCAATCAGCTTCTGCGGGGCAAGAACCCCGGCAGCCACATGGGCAATTTCTTCGAGTGCGTCAAGGACCGCTCGAAGCCGGCGTCCGACGTCTGGAGCCATCACCGCGCCATGACGACCTGCCACCTGGCGAACATCGCGATCCGCACCGGCAAGCTGCTGGAATGGGATTCCATTGCCCAGTTGATCACCAACGACAAGTCGGCCAATCAGTGGCTCTCCCGCGAGCAGCGCAAGGGCTACGAAATCGACGTCGCCGTGTGATCCCGTCCGGAACTGCCGTCAGAATCTTCGAGTCCGGGTTGCGCAGCGCGGCCCGGGCTCTTTGCTTTTCCACCGGATTCGCAATTCACTCGGGTGGCCGGCGGCTGGAGCGTCTTCGCGAAGCCCCGGTCCGACCCGAAGAATTCAGACCCGCACCAGACCCCGGGTCGTCGCAGACTCCGACACCAGCCACCCCGCCCCCTCCGGTTTCTATTCCGGCGGCAGCGTGACATTCGGCCAGCGCACCACCGCTTGGAACGCCAGCCAGGCGTCGCGACTGGCGGCGACATCGTGAACTCGCAGAACCTGCGCTCCCCGCACAGCCGCCGCCAGTGAAATCCCAATCGTCCCGAACAGACGTTCGTCGACGTTGTGGCCGAGAACTCGTTTGACGAACCGCTTTCGGGAATGGCCGATCAGCACTGGCCGACCCAGTTCCCGCAGGCGGGGAATTCCTGCCAGCAGCTCCAGGTTGTGCTCGGCCGTCTTGCCGAAGCCGATCCCCGGATCGAGCACGATCGACTCCGCCGACAGTCCCGCCCGCGTCAAGGAATCCAGACGCTCGGCGAAATATCGGTAGACCTCTTCGACGACATCGTCGTACTTCGGGTCGACCTGCATCGTTCGCGGCGTCCCCTGGATGTGCATGCACACCACGCCGGCCCCGAAGTCCCGGCAGACGTTCACGATCTCGGGATCGAACTGCAGTCCGGAAATATCGTTCACAATCCGGGCGCCGGCGCGCAGCGCCCGGCGGGCGACCTCGGCTTTACACGTGTCGACGCTGATCGGTACCGACGTGGCCTCCGCCAGGCGGGCAATGACCGGAATGACCCGTTCGAGTTCCTGTTCGACAGGAACCGCCTCGGAACCGGGGCGCGTCGATTCGCCGCCGATATCCAGCAGCGCGGCCCCTTCCGAAACCAGACCGAGGGCATGCTCGACCGCCGCATCCGCCTGCAGGAACCGGCCGCCGTCCGAGAAACTGTCGGGTGTGGCGTTGACGATGCCCATGAACAATGGGTGATCGCTCAACGGAATCTGAGTCCCGCGAATCGTCCACATCGACATACAGCCCCTCCTGGTCAGCCAGCGACGCATCTGACGATCTGGACGATTCGTCGCGAAAGACCTGCAGTCTGCGCCCCCGTGGCTCATTCTCGCCGGAATCGGATTCGAGCGTCAGGGTTTGAGCAACTCTGGAAACTGGGGGGGCACGGATTCTCGCAATTCTCGCATCACATACCACCCAGAGTGCTCATTCGCTTTTTTTTGACCGTTTTGGTTTGACAGGTATATCCTCTCTGGTATTCTGCTTCTGCACAATCGGGAGAACCGTAAGGGTCTTCCCAGAGTTGCTGGCATGATGCACCAACCGCGGGGAACAAACACCGCCACTCGCGGATCCGGTGCTAAGAAATGGGGGGAGTCCGTGCGTCAACGGCTCCAGATGTTGACATCAGTGGTTCGGTGTTCGAGGAGATCAGGATGAATCGTCTGTTCGGTCTGGCTGCCGCTTGTGCGGTCGCGTTGGTTCTGTCTGCAGCCGCTCCGGCTCAGGCGGGCCTGTTCTTTGGTCATGGTCACGGCTGTGCGGCGCCGGCTCCGAGCTGCTGCGCTCCCGCGACCTCCTGCTGCCAGAAGGCCCCGCGTTGCAAGAAGGTCCGTTGCAAGAAGGTCCGTCGTAATCGCTGCTGCGATTCGGCTCCGACCTGCTGTGCCCCGGCTCCGAGCTGCTGCGCTCCGGCCGCCGCCCCGAGCTGCTGTGCTCCGGCTGCCTGTGCGCCGGCCGCCGCTCCGACCTGCTGCGCTCCGGTTGCCTGTGCTCCGGTTGCCGCCCCGACCTGCTGTGCTCCGGCTGCTTGCGCTCCGGTTGCCTGCACGCCGCCGGCTGCTCCGAGCTGCTGCGCTCCGGCTGGTGCTGCCGCTCCGGCCCCGGCCGCCGAAGCCGCTCCGGCTCCGGCTCCTCCGGCTGAAGCTGCTCCGGCCCCGGCCAAGTAGTTTGTGCCAGAGGAGGGCTGAATCGGGGTTCCGCTCCGCTCCAGCCCTGCTGAATGAGTAATCACAAGCCCGGTTGACGAACAGTCAACCGGGCTTGTGGCGTTTACGGGGCCAACCAATCGCCCGACGATACGATCCCAGCACGAGTCGCACGGAACAGGGTTCGCAACCAGGCCCGGGCAGGCCGTGTTGGCTGGCCCAGCCAAGAATCCTCCAGCCTCAGGTGAGGCCGACGCCCCCGATATCGTCGGCCCGCAGCACTGCGACGCGGCGTCCCAGTCCGCCCATAGCGCCTGCCCCACGGGTCACGCATTCCTGCGGCGGCGCTCGCCCCGCAAAGAGTCCGCCATCGCGCGGCCCGGCACAGATCTCACCGACGCGGCGCCATTTCAGAACGGCGACCTGAAATCTCCCCACATCCCGACGAGTCAATCGCGAACGCATGCGGCAGCGCTCGCCGGATCCGCAAAACGCCGACAGCCGGAGGAAACCTGGGTTTCCTCCGGCTGTCGGCCGAGCTTCGGGAGTCTTCGGGTTGTCTGGCGATCAGAACCGCAATTCGCCGCCGATCGAGATCCCCTGCAGAACCGCGTCGGTGGTCCGTACGTCCTGTCGGAAGGCCCCCGACTGCGGGGTCACCGAGGTGTCGTAGACGATGTTGTCGTAGGGACGCGTGATCAGTCCGGCCCACATCAGATTGTACGAGACCAGGATGCTGAAGTTCTCGTGCAGTTTCAGTCGGCTGTAGACCTGCAGATCGGCCATCGGGCCGAAGGTCGTCTTCGTCTGCTTCACGAAGAGGGGCTCCTCCGTCGGCGAAAGAATCTGCGACGTGTTCAGTGTGGCCTTGTACGAATTCAGCCCCAGCATGACCCGCGGAGTCGCCCCGAAATCGACCCATTTGCTGGTCAGCTCGGCCCGCAGGCCGAACTGAGGACCGTACATGTAGTTGTCGGTGCCCGCATTGATCTGCCGTTCGAGGATCTCGGTGCTGCCCGCCAACTGGTCGATGTAGGTGTAGTCGCCCCGCTGCTTCAGGGTCTCTTTGAAATTGAAGTAGCGGACGCCGACGAGGGGGCGAATATCAAAATTGTCGTTCGGGTTCTTATCGCTCCAGAGCCAGTTGAGTTCCGAGCCCCAGACGCCCGTCTTGAGCTGAGCGCGGTAGGAAATGTCATAAATCAGCGGAAATCCCGTAGAAGCGCCTTCCTGAAGGACGGGCTGATAGATGACCGGCTCGAAGAACGAATTCGGGTTGTTGATGAATTCGGCTCCGTCGAAGGCCGACGAGCTCGTCTGCAGCGCCCAGGCCGATGCTTCGATCGTCCCGTCGCGGAGTTCGAATCCGAACGTGCCGCGGACGCCGTTGTTTTCGTTGATCTGAATGCCGTTCAGGATCGGCAGGAGCCCGGTCAGCACGTTCCCGGTCGCAGAGTCGCTGATGAACTGCGGCTGCGTCGGATCAATCAGGCTGGAGTCGGGGCCGGCGAGAGCGTTCGGTTCTGCCAGGACGACATTTCCTGGATTGGTGATGTCGAGCAGCAGGTACTCCGCCCGGAAGTACGAGTGCCGGAACGCATTG harbors:
- a CDS encoding ATP-binding protein; protein product: MHKNIVSEVSNDPSVKRRASELLHQNFDLVWRRTDRAFVVLMGLQWVFAIVIALTLSPLTWEGTQSRTHANVYAAVFLGGALSAFPAYLGWFQPGRPETRYVMAVAQMLWSALLIHLTGGRIETHFHVFGSIAFLSLYRDWKVLVPALAVTAFDHGLRGWLYPESVYGVASVQIVRTFEHSGWVIFETIFLAIACQQSRREMTIQAVQHARLENSHLLIEREVERRTAQLQINEDRSRTLAVAAEAANRAKSDFLANMSHEIRTPMTAILGFTDLLLEEGDMDRAPQSRIEAINTIRRNGEQLINTINEILDLSRIESGRLDIEKSRFSPVKVVAEVQLLMKVKAAEKRLPITVEYGDHLPETIESDPHRLKQLLVNLVGNSIKFTDSGAIRMTVRRIPDVRDQLEFEIADTGIGMTEEQQSRLFEPFTQADSSMSRRYGGTGLGLAISRRLARLLGGDVWIASSTPGAGSTFVLRLDAGPLSDIPADPDQVCPISNAPAASRATTQGSPALAGRRILLAEDVPANQRLVEYMVKKAGAVIECVDNGQQAVERILLAEAANEPFDVVLMDMQMPVMDGYAATILLRERGFQLPVIALTAHTMNGDREKCLAAGCTEFTTKPIDRKGLIAVIQSCLQIEPAATSPS
- a CDS encoding NAD(+)/NADH kinase; this encodes MTTASGLRLAMVSRDESPRVDEARRELLEFLLREYGLTVPSYSTPDDFNPSPDEPLDLVVALGGDGTILRTCRQLGQHQRPMLGVNLGRLGFLADLSPTEFCERFPRFVAREYQVVHHLMYSCRWQNRAGQEETWLGLNEVAVLAGAALCLLRIQLEIDGERVTQYSCDGLIVSTPVGSTAHSLAAGGPILRQDLSAFVITPICPHTLTNRPVVDRADSVYRLTVPDAPPGTMLVVDGQIKHPLEPGDVVEIRQAPVTFQLARLKDHSYYTTLRRKLGWSGQPLYGGQGAE
- a CDS encoding sugar phosphate isomerase/epimerase family protein, translating into MTVKIDTPFASTGLSRRGFLQAAALGAAAATLPGTARAARLADPYAGFKMGLQSYSLRGFDAKTALEHTKTLGLKYWEAFPGHLPEAVVPKTVAEHKALLDAAGVTVMSYGVLGFDENETKAREHFEFAKLMGLTALSADPKPSKETFDLLDKLVDEYGVAIAIHNHGPGHRYDKISDVEKVVKDRHPKIGACVDTGHYLRSDESPVAAIERLGKRVFGVHLKDVKTLVKGDKREKQFKIIGEGDLDVLGCLKALKKLDYQYCLAIEYEENPQNPMSDLEACLRHVREQAAKLG
- a CDS encoding Gfo/Idh/MocA family oxidoreductase is translated as MSHRSNRRTFLKTTAALAGAAMPCWSTSASSRALGFQSVNDRPVLGCIGTGDRWQGVGPAALNFADCVAVCDVDRSHMEQGRDKVKGIQEKKGTSGDVEMYEDYRKILDRKDIDVVTIVTPDHWHSKIAIDAMRAGKDVYCEKPLTLTIHEGKQIIKVLEETGRVFQVGTQQRTEMDQRFLKAVAMIKQGRIGKVRKVVCDIGGSTDSGLIDEAPVPEGLNWELWLGQAPLVPYRSSTTANSSNKKYPASRCHYEFRWWYEYSGGKMTDWGAHHVDIASWAIGIDETGPLSVQGTAKHPCEFENGMPVQSDRYNAAVEFDVTVMCPGDIEMHIVSSSPDGNGILFEGTEGRFHVSRGSMKGAPAKDLETNPITEDYIVNQLLRGKNPGSHMGNFFECVKDRSKPASDVWSHHRAMTTCHLANIAIRTGKLLEWDSIAQLITNDKSANQWLSREQRKGYEIDVAV
- the folP gene encoding dihydropteroate synthase — encoded protein: MSMWTIRGTQIPLSDHPLFMGIVNATPDSFSDGGRFLQADAAVEHALGLVSEGAALLDIGGESTRPGSEAVPVEQELERVIPVIARLAEATSVPISVDTCKAEVARRALRAGARIVNDISGLQFDPEIVNVCRDFGAGVVCMHIQGTPRTMQVDPKYDDVVEEVYRYFAERLDSLTRAGLSAESIVLDPGIGFGKTAEHNLELLAGIPRLRELGRPVLIGHSRKRFVKRVLGHNVDERLFGTIGISLAAAVRGAQVLRVHDVAASRDAWLAFQAVVRWPNVTLPPE
- a CDS encoding BBP7 family outer membrane beta-barrel protein, which produces MSGRCTLGWMTLLTLLAPSLSHAQEGPPPGYFYSAAPQAIGGGHPGYGAPPTGPGPGAQNYYEEIPGDTGWLYDESPMEQFLVNAFRHSYFRAEYLLLDITNPGNVVLAEPNALAGPDSSLIDPTQPQFISDSATGNVLTGLLPILNGIQINENNGVRGTFGFELRDGTIEASAWALQTSSSAFDGAEFINNPNSFFEPVIYQPVLQEGASTGFPLIYDISYRAQLKTGVWGSELNWLWSDKNPNDNFDIRPLVGVRYFNFKETLKQRGDYTYIDQLAGSTEILERQINAGTDNYMYGPQFGLRAELTSKWVDFGATPRVMLGLNSYKATLNTSQILSPTEEPLFVKQTKTTFGPMADLQVYSRLKLHENFSILVSYNLMWAGLITRPYDNIVYDTSVTPQSGAFRQDVRTTDAVLQGISIGGELRF